A genomic window from Yarrowia lipolytica chromosome 1D, complete sequence includes:
- a CDS encoding uncharacterized protein (Compare to YALI0D11704g, similar to Saccharomyces cerevisiae HOM3 (YER052C); ancestral locus Anc_7.226, similar to uniprot|P10869 Saccharomyces cerevisiae YER052c HOM3 L-aspartate 4-P-transferase singleton) — MTWIVQKFGGTSVGKFPKNICNDIVQQYSQSYDVAVVCSARSTGTKAEGTTTRLIAAADSALLGSDAYNPIIESIREDHLAAAKRDVKNPELLENLNADINGECDQLLRILAAAEIISEISPRTLDSIMAIGEKLSCMYMTAVMRDAGVNARYFDLSHAVTTTNAEDPKFYSDLGRVLGEIITLPGSPNTDSAPVKGNMVPVLTGFFGPVKGGLLSQIGRGYTDLCAALVAVGLDAKELQIWKEVDGVFTADPRKVSTARLLPIITPEEAAELTYYGSEVIHPFTMEQVIKAHIPIRIKNVENPLGGGTIIYPSADGSGNLKTKNNVQDLASSTDSLTSLSSGSFTPQVSAPVDDEKKPTAVTTKSNITVLNVHSNKRTKSHGFLNKIFATLDQQKLVVDLISTSEVHVSMAFHAPDSNLKQAVEELRKYGTVDVKRGMTIVSLIGTRMKAMVGCAGMFFSTLAQAGINIEMISQGANEINISCVIEEKDALKALNVIHQGLLCPRRKI; from the coding sequence ATGACCTGGATCGTCCAAAAGTTCGGAGGAACATCGGTCGGCAAGTTCCCCAAAAACATCTGCAACGACATTGTGCAGCAGTACTCGCAGTCTTACGACGTGGCTGTGGTCTGCTCAGCCCGATCTACCGGAaccaaggccgagggaACCACCACCCGTCttattgctgctgctgactcTGCTCTTCTCGGATCAGACGCCTACAACCCCATCATTGAGTCTATCCGAGAAGACCATCTTGCAGCTGCTAAGCGTGACGTCAAGAACCCCGAACTGCTCGAAAACCTCAATGCCGACATCAACGGCGAGTGCGACCAGCTGTTGCGAAtcctggctgctgctgaaaTCATTTCTGAGATCTCCCCCCGAACACTCGACTCCATCATGGCCATTGGGGAGAAGCTCAGTTGCATGTACATGACTGCAGTTATGCGGGACGCTGGTGTTAACGCACGGTACTTTGACCTGTCTCACGCAGttaccaccaccaatgCCGAAGATCCCAAGTTCTATTCGGACCTCGGACGTGTTCTGGGCGAGATCATCACTCTTCCCGGCTCTCCTAACACGGACTCTGCTCCTGTCAAGGGAAACATGGTGCCCGTGTTGACCGGTTTCTTTGGCCCCGTCAAGGGAGGCCTCCTAAGCCAGATCGGACGAGGATACACCGATCTGTGTGCTGCTCTGGTGGCTGTGGGTctggacgccaaggagcttCAGATCTGGAAAGAAGTCGATGGTGTCTTCACTGCCGATCCCAGAAAGGTGTCCACTGCCCGTCTGCTGCCCATCATTAcccccgaggaggccgcTGAGTTGACCTACTACGGATCTGAAGTCATCCACCCCTTCACCATGGAGCAGGTCATTAAGGCCCATATTCCTATCCGAATCAAAAACGTGGAAAACCCCctgggaggaggaactATCATCTACCCATCTGCTGACGGCTCGGGCAACCTGAAAACGAAAAACAATGTCCAGGATCTGGCTTCTTCCACCGACTCGCTAACTTCTCTGTCCTCTGGCTCATTCACTCCCCAGGTGTCTGCTCCTGTAgatgacgagaagaagcctaCAGCTGTCACTACCAAATCGAATATCACCGTTCTCAACGTTCATTCGAATAAGCGAACCAAGAGTCATGGCTTCTTGAACAAGATCTTTGCTACTCTCGACCAGCAGAAACTTGTCGTCGATCTCATCTCCACTTCTGAGGTCCATGTGTCGATGGCCTTCCATGCTCCCGACTCCAACCTCAAGcaggctgtggaggagctgcgaaAGTACGGCACAGTAGATGTGAAGCGAGGCATGACCATTGTGTCGCTGATCGGAACGAGAATGAAGGCCATGGTCGGATGTGCAGGCATGTTCTTCTCTACTCTGGCCCAGGCAGGTATTAACATTGAGATGATTTCTCAGGGAGCCAACGAAATTAACATCTCGTGTGTTATTGAGGAAAAAGACGCGCTGAAGGCGTTGAACGTCATCCACCAGGGCTTGTTGTGTCCTAGACGGAAAATCTAG
- a CDS encoding uncharacterized protein (Compare to YALI0D11726g, similar to uniprot|Q07800 Saccharomyces cerevisiae YLL010c PSR1 plasma membrane phosphatase involved in sodium stress response), whose product MTTKYHKPDTTSSAYGPNAATSAAQRAAAASSTAATPTQQSPAVSAEVGDISSRPVSGVDSLSPSKPDEVEPPKAVVTEPEPTTDVTPIPEAVVVPPSSASPNTRPVASNTASHSKAAAQAAPKQAQKTSSAATNAAVAAASGSGSAPHQPPKRPGHQPQKPAAADEGFMSKLCCCFSSSEPEYDTQTRPATATGAGATASASSSTAYEPKVMARPAAKDAASERKDQQQQQQQRQQQQQQHNVDRHATDNQVSPQAHSHGTGATGAVGAGAAVGAAGAAAVAATTAPAEADTHDAHTASNAELQATQVDKLADDSSAYELSDVIPASQASEFSSDPRYFAPSQGWLLNPVSDQLAGRKCLVLDLDETLVHSSFKYIHQADFVIPVEIEGQYHNVYVIKRPGVDEFMKRVGELYEVVVFTASVSKYGDPLLDQLDIHNVVHHRLFRESCYNHQGNYIKNLSQLGRPLKDVIIIDNSPASYIFHPQHAIPVSSWFSDAHDNELLDMLDFLEDMSKPKVEDVSLVLDVNM is encoded by the coding sequence ATGACCACCAAATACCACAAACCCGACACGACGTCGTCGGCGTACGGACCTAATGCCGCCACCAGTGCAGCCCAGAGAGCCGCGGCAGCGTCTTCCACAGCCGCCACCCCGACACAGCAGTCCCCAGCAGTGTCCGCAGAAGTAGGCgacatctcctccagacccGTTTCAGGAGTCGATTCGCTCTCACCCTCCAAGCCAGACGAAGTAGAGCCCCCCAAGGCCGTCGTCACGGAGCCCGAGCCCACCACAGACGTGACGCCTATCCCAGAGGCTGTCGTagttcctccttcttctgcatcCCCCAACACCAGGCCTGTGGCCTCCAACACGGCATCGCACTCAAAGGCAGCTGCCCAGGCGGCCCCTAAGCAGGCGCAGAAGACGTCGTCGGCCGCGACAAACGCCGCAGTCGCCGCTGCATCGGGATCCGGGTCGGCTCCCCACCAGCCGCCCAAACGCCCCGGACACCAGCCACAGAAACCGGCTGCAGCCGACGAAGGCTTCATGTCCAAGCTGTGCTGTTGTTTCAGCTCTTCCGAGCCCGAGTACGACACGCAGACCCGACCTGCAACCGCTACTGGCGCTGGAGCTACTGCCTCCGCCTCATCTTCCACAGCTTATGAACCCAAGGTGATGGCCAGACCGGCAGCCAAGGACGCTGCCAGTGAGCGAAAGgatcagcagcagcagcaacagcaacggcagcaacagcagcaacaacatAATGTCGACAGGCATGCTACTGACAATCAGGTCTCTCCTCAGGCGCACTCTCACGGCACAGGGGCCACTGGTGCTGTCGGTGCCGGTGCCGCCGtcggtgctgctggtgccgCCGCTGTGGCCGCAACCACTGCACCTGCTGAGGCTGACACCCACGACGCCCACACAGCTAGCAACGCGGAACTTCAGGCCACACAAGTGGACAAGCTGGCAGACGACTCGTCTGCGTACGAGCTCAGCGACGTGATTCCTGCCAGCCAGGCGTCCGAGTTCTCCTCGGACCCGCGCTACTTTGCCCCCTCTCAAGGATGGCTCCTCAACCCCGTCAGCGACCAGCTAGCCGGACGCAAATGCCTCGTGCTTGATCTGGATGAAACGCTCGTGCACTCGTCGTTCAAGTACATCCACCAGGCGGACTTTGTCATCCCCGTGGAGATTGAGGGCCAGTATCACAACGTTTATGTGATCAAGCGTCCCGGCGTGGACGAATTCATGAAGCGGGTGGGCGAGCTGTACGAGGTGGTCGTGTTCACGGCCTCTGTGAGCAAGTACGGCGATCCTCTGTTGGACCAGCTGGACATCCACAACGTGGTGCATCACCGGCTGTTCCGAGAGTCGTGCTACAACCATCAGGGTAACTACATTAAGAACCTATCGCAGCTCGGCCGGCCTCTTAAGGACGTGATTATTATCGACAACTCGCCTGCATCTTACATTTTCCATCCCCAGCATGCCATTCCTGTGAGCTCTTGGTTCTCAGACGCTCATGACAACGAGCTCTTGGACATGTTGGACTTTTTGGAGGATATGTCTAAGCCgaaggtggaggatgtGTCTCTTGTGTTGGACGTCAACATGTAG
- a CDS encoding uncharacterized protein (Compare to YALI0D11748g, some similarities with uniprot|P33296 Saccharomyces cerevisiae YER100w Ubiquitin-conjugating enzyme E2-28.4 kDa (EC 6.3.2.19)) has protein sequence MASPAGFKRLTKEYQRIQDEPVPYILTRPTDANILEWYYVIQGPPDTDYEGGQYLGKVVFPSQYPYAPPSIRMLTPSGRFLPDTRLCLSISDYHPESWNPSWGMGTIMTGLLSFMTGTEHSTGCDTATNSFGRKKLAQESHAWNERNEHFKKWFENRQHVEKCMTTAIQTSKGEKKVDIKETSKSTSAPTATVISSASAASADSSSSPTSEKHKKPEVIDLDDSPPSTPRVKKKKKKPEVQGDSEFEPILLD, from the coding sequence ATGGCATCTCCGGCAGGATTCAAACGACTTACCAAGGAGTACCAGCGCATCCAGGATGAGCCCGTTCCCTATATTCTGACTCGCCCGACCGATGCCAACATTCTGGAGTGGTACTACGTGATCCAGGGACCTCCCGATACGGATTACGAAGGAGGCCAGTACCTGGGAAAGGTGGTGTTTCCCTCCCAATATCCGTATGCTCCTCCCAGCATTCGCATGTTGACGCCCAGTGGCCGGTTTCTGCCTGACACCCGGCTATGTCTGAGCATTTCCGACTACCATCCCGAGTCGTGGAACCCCTCGTGGGGCATGGGTACCATCATGACTGGTCTCCTGTCGTTCATGACGGGCACAGAGCACTCTACGGGCTGCGACACGGCCACCAACTCGTTTGGACGCAAGAAGCTGGCCCAGGAGTCACACGCATGGAATGAGCGCAATGAGCATTTCAAAAAGTGGTTCGAAAACAGACAGCATGTGGAAAAGTGCATGACCACCGCGATCCAGACCAGTAAGGGGGAGAAGAAGGTAGACATCAAGGAGACTAGCAAATCTACAAGTGCTCCCACGGCCACTGTGATCTCTTCggcctcagcagcctcagcagACTCTTCCAGCTCTCCCACTTCGGAGAAACACAAAAAGCCAGAAGTTATTGATCTGGACGactctcctccttccacacCTAGagtcaagaagaagaagaagaagcccgaGGTTCAAGGAGACTCTGAGTTTGAACCGATTCTGCTGGATTAA